In a single window of the Gemmatimonadota bacterium genome:
- a CDS encoding DUF6526 family protein yields MPQTRENHARFVPAWHFVAWPILFGLFVWAVIRLVRNPSADSIGDALLQFALLIVLVFARWFALRVQDRVIRLEEQLRFQRLFPAALLVRINEFTRQQYIALRFASDTELPELARKVLDEKITDQKTIKALIRTWRPDYMRV; encoded by the coding sequence ATGCCCCAGACCCGAGAGAACCACGCGCGCTTTGTCCCGGCCTGGCACTTCGTGGCGTGGCCGATCCTCTTCGGACTCTTTGTCTGGGCAGTGATTCGTCTCGTCAGGAATCCGTCGGCGGATTCGATCGGCGATGCCCTACTCCAGTTCGCGCTGCTGATTGTGCTGGTATTCGCCCGCTGGTTTGCTTTGCGAGTGCAGGACCGGGTCATTCGCCTTGAGGAGCAGCTCCGCTTCCAGCGACTCTTTCCCGCCGCACTCCTCGTACGCATCAACGAGTTCACCAGGCAGCAGTACATCGCGCTGCGGTTTGCCTCCGATACCGAGCTTCCGGAGCTTGCGCGCAAGGTGCTCGACGAGAAGATCACCGATCAGAAGACCATCAAGGCCCTGATCCGTACCTGGCGTCCCGACTACATGAGGGTTTGA
- a CDS encoding YiiX/YebB-like N1pC/P60 family cysteine hydrolase, with protein MFLLDVAGRRLARYLTKPRHDRVHSTTAPPTALAAALRPGDVLLIEGSSRISSAIKYLTQSTWSHATLCIAPPDLTAKPGLEPSVLLEADVSRGVQLVPLSNYSSLHTRICRPVGLTAQEIGAVIEFAIHRVGHQYDMKHIFDLARFLIPNPPVPVRYRRRLLAIGSGDPTRAICSALIAEAFHTVGYPILPTARLLPPADPIALADHKEALHIRHHALFTPRDFDVSPYFEIIKPTLEQGFDPHRLQLITDPFEMALGD; from the coding sequence ATGTTTCTTCTCGATGTCGCTGGCCGACGGCTCGCCCGCTACCTCACCAAACCACGACACGATCGTGTCCACTCGACGACCGCCCCACCGACGGCGCTCGCGGCCGCGTTGCGCCCCGGCGATGTCCTGCTGATCGAAGGAAGTTCGCGGATCTCGTCGGCCATCAAGTACCTGACGCAGTCGACCTGGTCGCACGCGACCCTCTGCATTGCGCCACCCGACCTGACCGCAAAGCCCGGACTCGAACCCTCGGTACTCCTCGAGGCCGATGTGTCACGCGGCGTGCAGCTGGTCCCGCTCTCCAACTACTCCTCGCTGCACACCAGGATCTGCCGCCCGGTCGGGCTCACGGCGCAGGAAATCGGCGCCGTCATCGAGTTCGCGATCCACCGTGTCGGACATCAGTACGACATGAAGCACATCTTCGACCTCGCCCGCTTCCTGATCCCGAACCCGCCGGTGCCAGTGCGCTACCGGCGTCGGCTGCTGGCCATCGGCAGCGGCGACCCGACGCGTGCCATCTGTTCCGCGCTCATCGCCGAGGCGTTTCACACGGTCGGCTACCCGATCCTGCCGACCGCGCGCTTGCTGCCGCCGGCCGACCCGATCGCCCTGGCTGACCACAAGGAAGCGCTCCATATCCGGCATCACGCGCTCTTCACGCCGCGCGACTTCGACGTCTCCCCCTATTTCGAGATCATCAAGCCGACCCTCGAACAGGGCTTCGATCCGCATCGGCTGCAGCTCATCACCGACCCATTCGAGATGGCGCTGGGCGATTAG
- a CDS encoding alpha/beta fold hydrolase, which produces MSGGARQLLVALTLAATPLTAQQAPRLEHFTVTVDGHPFAVWARRPLHPKGVILLQHGSTWSSLPDFDLQVPGDNRSVMVSLATRGYATYALDLRGYGATPRDSLGWNTPDRATEDLAGVLAWVATKNPKLPKPYLVGWSNGARVGQLLAQRHPDFISRLVLYGAPAMPATQAAPTPFPTTASPHRANTAEAAASDFISPDITPKRVIDLYVKAALKADTIRAMWTAQYQWGALDPAKVTTPTLLIQGEHDPVAPFDASRNIFSKLATADKTWVILPGSDHAALLEDTHASFIAAIVSFLERPRVTQH; this is translated from the coding sequence ATGAGCGGCGGGGCGCGGCAGTTGCTCGTCGCACTCACGCTTGCCGCGACTCCCCTCACGGCGCAGCAAGCGCCACGGCTCGAACACTTCACGGTGACCGTCGACGGCCACCCCTTCGCCGTCTGGGCGCGCCGACCGCTCCATCCCAAGGGCGTCATTCTCCTGCAGCACGGCTCGACCTGGAGCTCGCTGCCCGACTTCGACTTGCAAGTCCCGGGCGACAATCGCTCGGTGATGGTTTCCCTTGCCACGCGCGGCTACGCAACCTACGCACTCGACTTGCGCGGCTACGGTGCCACGCCGCGGGACTCGCTGGGGTGGAACACCCCCGATCGCGCCACCGAAGACCTCGCCGGTGTGCTCGCGTGGGTCGCAACGAAAAACCCGAAGCTGCCGAAGCCGTATCTCGTCGGGTGGTCCAATGGTGCGCGGGTCGGTCAGCTGCTGGCGCAGCGGCACCCCGACTTCATCTCGCGGCTGGTGCTCTACGGCGCGCCGGCGATGCCCGCGACTCAGGCCGCGCCAACGCCGTTTCCCACCACCGCCTCACCGCATCGCGCCAACACCGCCGAGGCCGCGGCGAGCGACTTCATCTCTCCCGACATCACGCCGAAGCGGGTGATTGACCTCTACGTCAAGGCGGCGCTCAAGGCCGACACCATTCGGGCGATGTGGACGGCGCAATACCAGTGGGGCGCGCTCGACCCGGCCAAGGTCACCACGCCGACGCTGCTGATTCAGGGCGAACACGATCCGGTCGCACCCTTCGACGCGAGCCGCAACATCTTCAGCAAGCTCGCCACCGCAGACAAGACGTGGGTGATCCTCCCCGGCAGCGATCACGCTGCTCTGCTGGAAGACACCCACGCATCGTTCATCGCGGCGATCGTTTCGTTTCTCGAGCGACCGCGGGTGACGCAGCACTAA
- a CDS encoding M14 family zinc carboxypeptidase, with protein MKPRVSLLPGLLLVAACASGRRIPVGSTPAPGVATSLTDGFRTLAPYRVTAVDSRRIGHAAYWRAVAPSLASPALSVTPIGTSMLGRELRAVTFGKGSTRVLLWSQMHGDESTATMALADILAWLADPAADPLRERLSRALTITIVPMLNPDGAERFQRENAAGIDVNRDARRLSTPEARALKALHDSLKPAFGFNLHDQGARTRAGTTGPQAAIALLAPAIDATGRYDAVRSTARRIAATIARALADSIPGRVAKYDEGFNPRAFGDLMQTWGTSTVLIESGALPGDPDKQRLRGMNGAALLVALDAIATSRGASGTSLAYDALPPNSGGAVDLLIRGGMLVLPGQAPFRADLSLTFDDLLLHTNPRLREVGDLSAVIAIDTVDASGLFLHPTGETLRTGPDGAWLPLGGVSRFVIRRSSDPAAAPVRTVP; from the coding sequence GTGAAACCCCGCGTCTCGCTGCTCCCCGGACTGCTCCTGGTGGCGGCCTGCGCCAGCGGGCGAAGGATTCCGGTTGGCAGTACCCCGGCGCCGGGCGTCGCGACCTCACTCACCGATGGGTTCCGCACGCTTGCCCCGTATCGAGTTACGGCAGTCGACAGCCGCCGCATCGGCCACGCGGCATACTGGCGTGCCGTAGCACCATCACTTGCATCGCCCGCGCTCTCGGTGACTCCGATCGGCACATCCATGCTCGGCCGCGAACTCCGCGCCGTGACCTTCGGCAAGGGGAGCACGCGCGTCCTGCTCTGGTCGCAGATGCACGGCGACGAGTCCACCGCGACGATGGCGCTTGCTGACATACTCGCGTGGCTCGCCGACCCTGCAGCTGATCCGCTGCGTGAACGGCTCAGCCGAGCCCTCACCATCACCATTGTCCCGATGCTCAACCCCGATGGCGCCGAGCGATTCCAGCGCGAGAATGCGGCGGGCATTGACGTCAACCGCGATGCGCGGCGGTTGTCGACGCCGGAAGCCCGCGCGCTCAAGGCGCTGCACGACTCGCTGAAGCCGGCGTTCGGCTTCAACCTGCACGATCAGGGCGCCCGCACGCGCGCTGGCACCACCGGGCCGCAAGCCGCGATCGCATTGCTCGCACCGGCGATCGACGCGACCGGCCGCTACGACGCGGTCCGCAGCACCGCGCGCCGGATCGCTGCGACGATCGCCCGCGCACTCGCCGATTCGATTCCGGGGCGAGTGGCGAAGTATGACGAGGGGTTCAACCCGCGGGCCTTCGGCGACCTGATGCAGACCTGGGGCACCAGCACGGTGCTGATCGAGAGTGGTGCGCTTCCCGGCGACCCCGACAAGCAGCGACTGCGTGGCATGAACGGCGCCGCGCTCCTCGTGGCACTCGACGCCATCGCAACCAGCCGCGGTGCGAGCGGCACATCACTCGCTTACGACGCTTTGCCACCCAATTCCGGTGGGGCAGTCGATCTGCTCATTCGCGGCGGGATGCTGGTGCTCCCGGGCCAGGCTCCGTTCCGCGCGGACCTTTCACTCACCTTCGACGATCTCCTGCTGCACACCAATCCGCGGCTACGCGAAGTGGGCGATCTCTCCGCGGTGATCGCCATCGACACCGTTGATGCCAGCGGGTTGTTCCTTCATCCCACCGGCGAGACGCTGCGCACCGGCCCCGACGGTGCCTGGCTGCCGCTCGGTGGCGTGTCGCGATTCGTCATCCGGCGCAGCAGCGATCCCGCAGCGGCGCCCGTGCGGACGGTGCCGTAG
- a CDS encoding FKBP-type peptidyl-prolyl cis-trans isomerase, whose translation MMRILSRSRFVAIALLAACAKADTKAATDTTAVAVAPAPVAVAKDSATLETISYAPALNIDLAASTKLPSGMYIRDLKVGKGPAAKTGMQVSANYAVYFTDGKLIETNDKGPPITFTLGTQGIIAGWNEGLVGMKVGGTRQLIVPSALAYGQSGRGEIGPNTPLFFTVELLGAK comes from the coding sequence ATGATGCGCATTCTCTCCCGATCCCGCTTCGTCGCGATCGCACTGCTTGCAGCGTGTGCCAAGGCCGACACCAAGGCCGCCACGGATACCACTGCGGTGGCCGTGGCGCCGGCACCAGTCGCTGTCGCCAAGGACAGCGCAACCCTCGAGACGATCAGCTACGCCCCAGCGCTGAACATCGATCTTGCAGCCTCGACCAAGCTCCCGTCCGGCATGTACATCCGCGATCTCAAGGTCGGCAAGGGTCCAGCCGCGAAGACCGGGATGCAGGTGAGCGCCAACTACGCGGTCTACTTCACCGACGGCAAGCTGATCGAGACCAACGACAAGGGGCCGCCGATCACCTTCACGCTGGGTACCCAGGGAATCATCGCCGGCTGGAACGAGGGATTGGTGGGGATGAAGGTCGGCGGAACCCGCCAGCTCATCGTGCCGTCGGCACTCGCGTATGGCCAGTCGGGACGAGGGGAGATCGGGCCGAACACTCCGCTGTTCTTCACAGTCGAACTGCTTGGGGCGAAGTAG
- a CDS encoding serine hydrolase domain-containing protein, with translation MRCHAIAAAFLIVGASPVCSQALPHAAPAVEGFSAARLTRLQHFFEQAVDSNRVAGMTAMVTRHGKVIFEGAWGMADRESKHPMQLATRFRIASQSKAVTSVAAMLLIEEGRLGLSDRVSRFIPAFATTTVSAMVDSAGTKVRRIVPAKRQITVRDLLTQTSGYSYGTDAAVSAAYAQEELGPKAGYGWYFADKHEPICQSIERIARLPAVAQPGEAWVYGYNSDILGCVIERASGMSLSDFFQQRIFAPLKMFNTSFCVKQADAAMLATVYSLDGGTLTRAAEGPRGQGDYVGGPCLSFSGGAGLISTAGDYTRFLQMLANNGELEGTRLLSPNSVALMSSNQVGTLYGGSESGFGLGFSVLLDPGRAGVYGNAGLYGWGGAYHSTYWIDPADGIVAVLMTNLLPANGSQLHDRFRTLLYQARTTSAGR, from the coding sequence GTGCGCTGTCACGCCATTGCTGCCGCGTTCCTGATTGTCGGGGCCTCCCCGGTGTGTTCACAGGCCTTGCCTCACGCGGCTCCGGCAGTGGAAGGCTTTTCGGCTGCCCGGCTCACGCGCCTGCAACACTTCTTCGAGCAGGCCGTCGATAGCAACAGGGTCGCCGGGATGACCGCCATGGTGACCCGGCACGGGAAAGTGATCTTCGAGGGCGCGTGGGGGATGGCCGACCGTGAGAGCAAGCACCCAATGCAACTCGCGACCCGCTTCAGGATCGCGTCGCAGAGCAAGGCGGTGACCTCGGTCGCGGCGATGCTGCTGATCGAAGAGGGCCGACTCGGGCTCAGCGACCGCGTCTCGCGCTTCATTCCGGCTTTCGCGACCACCACCGTGTCGGCGATGGTGGATTCGGCCGGCACAAAGGTTCGCCGGATTGTCCCGGCCAAGCGGCAGATCACTGTGCGCGACCTGCTGACCCAGACCTCCGGCTATTCCTATGGCACCGACGCGGCCGTGAGCGCGGCCTACGCCCAGGAGGAACTCGGCCCGAAGGCGGGCTACGGCTGGTACTTCGCCGACAAGCACGAGCCGATCTGTCAGAGCATCGAACGCATCGCCCGGCTCCCTGCGGTCGCCCAGCCAGGTGAGGCGTGGGTCTACGGCTACAACTCCGACATCCTCGGTTGTGTCATCGAGCGCGCGTCGGGCATGTCGCTCAGCGACTTCTTCCAGCAACGCATCTTCGCCCCGCTCAAGATGTTCAACACATCGTTCTGTGTGAAGCAGGCCGATGCCGCAATGCTCGCGACGGTTTACTCCCTCGACGGTGGCACGCTGACGCGCGCGGCCGAAGGCCCCCGTGGTCAGGGCGATTACGTCGGCGGGCCGTGCCTCTCGTTCTCGGGTGGCGCTGGCCTGATTTCCACGGCTGGTGACTACACCAGGTTTCTGCAGATGCTTGCCAACAACGGAGAACTCGAGGGAACCCGGCTGCTCTCGCCGAATTCGGTGGCGCTGATGTCCAGCAATCAGGTCGGCACGCTCTACGGCGGCAGCGAGAGCGGCTTCGGTCTCGGTTTCTCCGTCCTGCTCGATCCGGGGCGTGCCGGTGTCTATGGCAACGCCGGACTCTACGGCTGGGGTGGCGCCTATCACTCCACCTACTGGATCGATCCTGCCGACGGGATCGTCGCGGTCCTGATGACCAACCTGCTTCCCGCCAACGGCTCCCAGCTGCACGATCGTTTCCGGACGCTGCTCTACCAGGCGAGGACGACCAGCGCGGGACGCTAA
- a CDS encoding FKBP-type peptidyl-prolyl cis-trans isomerase — MLLRNISRMLLPASLVLAACSSPTGESPVIAIEATNFATALGVNLAGSTKLPSGMYIRDLDVGTGTAVANGQLLSMRYTGWLANGTQFDATGTKPPFQFRLGSGQVIAGWDQGVAGMKVGGKRQLVIPPALGYGSRTNGPIPGNSVLVFNVEVVSAQ; from the coding sequence GTGCTGCTGCGCAACATCAGCAGAATGCTGCTCCCGGCCTCACTCGTGCTGGCTGCCTGCTCAAGTCCCACCGGAGAGAGTCCCGTGATTGCCATTGAAGCGACCAATTTCGCAACCGCGCTCGGCGTCAATCTCGCCGGCTCAACCAAGCTGCCATCGGGGATGTACATTCGCGACCTCGACGTCGGCACCGGTACCGCGGTCGCCAATGGGCAATTGCTCTCGATGCGCTACACGGGCTGGCTTGCCAACGGGACGCAATTCGATGCCACCGGCACCAAGCCACCATTCCAGTTCCGCCTCGGCAGCGGCCAGGTCATCGCCGGATGGGACCAGGGTGTCGCGGGGATGAAGGTCGGCGGCAAGCGTCAGCTCGTTATCCCACCCGCACTCGGCTACGGCTCGAGGACGAACGGGCCGATCCCCGGCAACTCGGTTCTGGTGTTCAACGTCGAAGTGGTGTCGGCACAATGA
- the msrB gene encoding peptide-methionine (R)-S-oxide reductase MsrB, with translation MPLSLRVFNRAGQLVGPIPVSSVVKTDAEWRAQLTEEQYRVARSRGTEAPFCGTLLDNKKEGVYTCVCCHLPLFASSDKFDSGTGWPSFVRPIARENILTIMDATHGMIRTEICCSRCKAHLGHVFDDGPAPTRQRHCLNSESLAFTEASDLASLADPAAE, from the coding sequence ATGCCTCTTTCACTCCGAGTCTTCAATCGGGCCGGCCAACTGGTCGGCCCGATCCCTGTCTCCTCCGTCGTCAAGACCGATGCCGAGTGGCGCGCCCAGCTTACCGAAGAGCAGTATCGCGTCGCCCGCTCACGCGGGACCGAGGCACCGTTCTGCGGTACCCTGCTCGACAACAAGAAGGAGGGAGTCTATACCTGCGTCTGTTGCCACCTCCCCCTCTTTGCGTCGAGTGACAAATTCGATTCCGGCACCGGCTGGCCGTCGTTCGTGCGGCCGATCGCGCGGGAAAACATCTTGACGATCATGGACGCGACACACGGGATGATCCGCACCGAGATCTGCTGCTCGCGATGCAAGGCGCATCTCGGACACGTTTTCGACGATGGCCCGGCGCCCACTCGCCAGCGGCACTGCCTCAATTCGGAATCGCTCGCGTTCACCGAAGCGAGCGACCTCGCGTCGCTGGCCGATCCGGCAGCGGAATGA
- a CDS encoding response regulator, with translation MTVHDSGRRTAIRRAAPRPAVTRPTRGNGELILIVEDEAGLRQVTAKTLEFFGYRVLTAEHGAEAVALYREHGSDIALVLTDMMMPVMDGAATVAALRVINPDILVIAVSGLSDESTAELVASLEVDAFLAKPFTVDEMTTLLARTLRAERPESSPE, from the coding sequence ATGACAGTTCACGATTCCGGTCGTCGCACCGCCATTCGCCGCGCGGCGCCGCGGCCGGCAGTGACCAGGCCGACCCGCGGCAACGGCGAACTGATCTTGATTGTCGAGGATGAAGCGGGGCTGCGGCAGGTCACCGCGAAAACGCTCGAGTTCTTCGGCTACCGCGTCCTCACCGCCGAACACGGTGCCGAAGCGGTCGCACTCTATCGCGAGCACGGGAGCGACATCGCCCTCGTGTTGACCGACATGATGATGCCGGTGATGGATGGTGCGGCGACCGTGGCCGCCCTGCGCGTGATCAACCCCGACATCCTGGTCATCGCCGTGAGCGGACTCTCCGACGAGAGCACGGCCGAACTTGTCGCGTCGCTCGAGGTGGATGCCTTTCTGGCCAAGCCGTTCACCGTCGATGAGATGACCACACTGCTGGCGCGGACCCTGCGGGCCGAGCGCCCGGAGTCTTCACCGGAGTGA
- a CDS encoding VOC family protein: MSVAPFHLAFPVDDLAAARAFYAGLLGCREGRSSDQWIDFDFHGHQIVAHLSPNDVHRSAANQVDGHAVPVRHFGVILEWNAWHAMADRLRSLGIVFIIEPGIRFVGQVGEQATMFFLDPAGNALEFKAFKDPSQVFAR; the protein is encoded by the coding sequence GTGTCCGTTGCCCCGTTCCACCTCGCCTTTCCTGTGGATGACCTCGCCGCGGCGCGCGCCTTCTATGCCGGCCTGCTGGGCTGTCGCGAAGGGCGCAGTTCCGATCAGTGGATCGATTTCGACTTCCACGGTCACCAGATCGTGGCCCACCTCTCCCCCAACGACGTACACCGCAGCGCTGCCAATCAGGTGGATGGGCACGCGGTGCCGGTCCGGCACTTCGGCGTGATCCTCGAGTGGAACGCCTGGCACGCGATGGCCGACCGCCTGCGCAGTCTCGGTATCGTCTTCATCATCGAGCCGGGGATTCGGTTCGTCGGTCAGGTCGGTGAGCAGGCGACGATGTTCTTTCTCGACCCCGCCGGCAATGCACTCGAGTTCAAGGCCTTCAAGGATCCGAGTCAGGTCTTCGCACGGTGA
- a CDS encoding TPM domain-containing protein: MIRFALALWLVGAPLAAHSHLFGAAHPLIAQTQTNVPPALRKIIPPVPTPESFVSDANHVLTPDAHAALDARIRELQGAGFGDIAVAIIADIGDYSPNQVSVAIYRNWKVGSVAAIGSAHRDVGVLLLIVPKELAPNKKGQCYIAPGTGAEGILTDATSASICRDAIIPFLKTRDYPMALTAGVNAIALKLQGDVGLAESTSTAMPIAGAPSEERHGPSPLWFIPGGIGATLASLFGVRRWRRNRPRKCPRCGRQMTRMSESADDSQLVPGQQLEEQLKSVDYDVWECVCGEHLVLPYKAIFSSYSECRECHRRTAKSTRQVLQHATTSSSGLAHDTYVCASCHASWVVSVTLPRISESSSSGGSSGGGGGSSFGGSGSSSGGGGGGGY, encoded by the coding sequence GTGATTCGCTTCGCCCTCGCGCTTTGGCTCGTAGGTGCGCCGCTGGCAGCGCACTCGCACCTCTTTGGTGCGGCGCACCCCTTGATCGCCCAGACGCAGACCAATGTCCCGCCTGCCCTCCGCAAGATCATCCCGCCGGTGCCGACGCCGGAGTCCTTCGTCTCCGACGCGAATCACGTGCTCACCCCTGACGCGCACGCGGCGCTCGATGCGCGCATCCGCGAATTGCAGGGAGCCGGGTTCGGTGACATTGCTGTCGCGATCATCGCCGACATCGGCGATTACTCGCCCAACCAGGTCTCGGTCGCGATCTACCGGAACTGGAAGGTCGGCAGTGTTGCCGCGATCGGTTCGGCGCATCGCGATGTCGGCGTGCTGCTGCTGATCGTGCCCAAGGAACTCGCGCCGAACAAGAAGGGGCAGTGCTACATCGCCCCAGGCACAGGCGCCGAGGGGATTCTCACCGACGCCACCAGTGCATCGATCTGCCGTGACGCCATCATCCCGTTTCTCAAGACCCGCGATTACCCCATGGCGCTCACCGCCGGTGTGAACGCAATTGCCCTGAAGCTCCAGGGCGACGTGGGACTCGCGGAATCCACGAGTACCGCGATGCCGATCGCCGGGGCCCCGAGCGAGGAGCGCCACGGGCCGTCGCCCCTCTGGTTCATTCCGGGCGGGATCGGTGCCACACTTGCCTCGCTCTTTGGTGTCCGGCGCTGGCGGCGAAATCGGCCGCGGAAGTGCCCTCGCTGCGGTCGGCAGATGACGCGAATGAGCGAAAGCGCCGACGACTCCCAGCTGGTGCCCGGGCAGCAGCTCGAGGAGCAGCTCAAGAGCGTTGATTACGATGTCTGGGAGTGCGTCTGCGGCGAACACCTCGTGCTTCCCTACAAGGCGATCTTCAGCAGCTATTCCGAATGCCGGGAGTGCCATCGCCGGACGGCAAAGTCGACGCGCCAGGTGCTCCAGCACGCGACGACATCCTCGAGCGGGCTCGCCCACGACACCTACGTCTGTGCATCGTGCCACGCGTCGTGGGTTGTCAGCGTGACGCTGCCGCGCATCAGCGAATCGTCGAGCAGCGGTGGCTCGTCGGGCGGTGGTGGCGGCTCGTCCTTCGGCGGGTCGGGGTCGAGCAGCGGCGGTGGAGGCGGCGGCGGCTACTGA
- the thiC gene encoding phosphomethylpyrimidine synthase ThiC, translating to MATSVPLEASSFAEAFPNSQKVYFPGPGDIAVPMREIRLADSPDGTPNAPLRVYDTSGPQDCDVLEGIPAVRLPWIRARNVIEIPDADQTLGLEMPSALRRTVLRGTGPVTQLHYARKGEITPEMEYIALREGMSAEFVRSEVARGRAIIPANINHPELEPMIIGRGFHVKINANIGNSAVVSSIEEEVEKLRWSALWGADTVMDLSTGKDIHQTRQWILRNSPVPIGTVPIYQALEKVGGVAEDLTWEVYRDTLIEQAEQGVDYFTVHAGVLLPYIPMTAKRMTGIVSRGGSIIAKWCLAHHKESFLYTRFRDICEIMAAYDVSFSLGDGLRPGSIADANDEAQFAELKTQGELTKIAWEYDVQVMNEGPGHVPMHLIKENMEKQLEWCGEAPFYTLGPLTTDVAPGYDHITSAIGAAMIGWYGTAMLCYVTPKEHLGLPNRDDVKTGVITYKIAAHAADLAKGHPHAQMRDNALSKARFEFRWRDQFNLALDPVTALAFHDETLPAEGAKIAHFCSMCGPKFCSMRISQDIRDSAKQMEAEAGMAQKSEEFRAGGGAIYV from the coding sequence ATGGCCACCTCCGTCCCACTCGAGGCCTCCTCGTTCGCCGAGGCCTTTCCGAATAGCCAGAAGGTCTATTTCCCGGGCCCGGGCGATATCGCCGTCCCGATGCGGGAGATCCGGCTCGCCGACTCCCCCGACGGCACTCCGAACGCACCGCTCCGGGTCTACGACACCTCCGGCCCCCAGGACTGTGATGTGCTCGAGGGGATTCCGGCCGTGCGCCTCCCCTGGATTCGCGCGCGCAACGTGATCGAGATTCCGGACGCCGATCAGACCCTCGGCCTGGAAATGCCTTCGGCACTGCGACGCACGGTGCTCCGCGGCACTGGACCGGTGACGCAGCTGCACTACGCCCGGAAGGGCGAGATCACTCCCGAGATGGAGTACATCGCGCTGCGTGAAGGGATGTCGGCGGAGTTTGTCCGGAGTGAAGTGGCGCGTGGTCGCGCGATCATCCCGGCCAACATCAATCATCCGGAACTCGAGCCGATGATCATCGGACGCGGCTTCCACGTGAAGATCAACGCCAACATCGGCAATTCGGCGGTGGTGTCGAGCATCGAGGAAGAGGTCGAGAAGTTGCGCTGGTCGGCACTCTGGGGCGCCGATACGGTGATGGATCTCTCCACCGGCAAGGACATCCACCAGACGCGGCAGTGGATCCTGCGCAACTCGCCGGTGCCGATCGGCACGGTGCCGATCTATCAGGCACTCGAGAAGGTCGGCGGTGTCGCCGAGGACCTCACCTGGGAAGTCTATCGCGACACGCTCATCGAGCAGGCGGAGCAGGGCGTCGACTACTTCACCGTGCACGCGGGCGTGCTGCTGCCGTACATCCCGATGACGGCGAAGCGGATGACCGGCATCGTCTCGCGCGGCGGCAGCATCATCGCGAAGTGGTGTCTTGCGCATCACAAGGAGTCGTTCCTCTACACCCGCTTCCGTGACATCTGCGAGATCATGGCGGCGTACGATGTGTCGTTCTCGCTGGGCGACGGCCTGCGTCCCGGCTCGATCGCCGACGCCAACGATGAAGCGCAGTTCGCCGAACTCAAGACGCAGGGCGAGCTGACCAAGATCGCGTGGGAATACGATGTGCAGGTGATGAACGAGGGCCCCGGTCATGTGCCGATGCACCTGATCAAGGAGAACATGGAGAAGCAGCTCGAGTGGTGCGGCGAGGCGCCGTTCTACACCCTCGGGCCGCTCACCACCGACGTCGCGCCCGGCTATGATCACATCACCAGCGCCATCGGTGCGGCGATGATCGGCTGGTATGGCACCGCGATGCTCTGCTACGTGACGCCGAAGGAGCACCTCGGTCTCCCGAATCGCGACGACGTCAAGACCGGGGTAATCACTTACAAGATTGCGGCGCACGCGGCCGACCTCGCCAAGGGACATCCGCACGCCCAGATGCGTGACAACGCGCTGTCCAAGGCGCGCTTCGAGTTCCGCTGGCGCGATCAATTCAATCTTGCACTCGATCCGGTGACGGCCCTCGCCTTCCACGACGAGACGCTGCCGGCTGAAGGCGCGAAGATCGCCCACTTCTGCTCGATGTGCGGCCCGAAGTTCTGTTCGATGCGGATTTCGCAGGACATCCGCGATTCGGCGAAGCAGATGGAGGCCGAAGCGGGAATGGCACAGAAGTCGGAAGAGTTCCGGGCCGGCGGCGGGGCGATTTACGTCTGA